From Asterias amurensis chromosome 3, ASM3211899v1, a single genomic window includes:
- the LOC139935185 gene encoding uncharacterized protein, which produces MADTNQPRVMLWAVYRSCSTATMRALSTIEGGKYFYEPYTAAAYFGPERAFPRVNSVLDKATSDLPGSDLAYDNQVNTFSWVKHTLEGEHEGARLVFVKDHAYSLKIAGKGWDEIPKGYRHTFLIRNPNKTIRSWRKLNLEFKPSSGIMDEEKMEAWQDLQMGSLAGGFQSLLELYEYVRENLDPNPFVMDADDLLANPEAMIPAYCQATGLPFRKKMVEWREDNGEPAQARWIICRPNLASFQLHCKQKAITATCFSKEVKSEIKSTPSPKVAALIQRCMPFYDKLYQQRHVLE; this is translated from the coding sequence ATGGCAGACACCAATCAGCCTCGTGTTATGTTGTGGGCGGTTTACCGGTCATGCTCCACAGCAACCATGCGAGCCTTAAGCACAATCGAAGGAGGAAAATACTTCTACGAGCCCTATACCGCTGCTGCATACTTTGGCCCAGAAAGGGCGTTTCCGAGAGTTAATAGTGTGCTTGACAAGGCTACCAGTGATCTTCCTGGTTCGGACCTCGCCTACGATAACCAGGTGAATACATTCTCCTGGGTAAAACACACCTTAGAAGGAGAACATGAAGGGGCCAGACTAGTATTCGTTAAGGATCACGCATACAGTCTGAAGATAGCAGGGAAAGGTTGGGATGAAATCCCAAAAGGATATCGGCACACTTTCCTCATTCGTAatccaaacaaaacaattcgATCCTGGAGGAAACTCAACTTGGAGTTCAAACCATCTTCTGGAATAATGGATGAAGAGAAGATGGAGGCGTGGCAGGATCTACAGATGGGCAGTCTCGCAGGAGGGTTTCAAAGCTTGCTTGAGCTCTACGAATACGTCAGAGAAAACCTGGACCCCAACCCCTTCGTCATGGATGCCGATGATCTTCTGGCCAACCCGGAAGCAATGATACCGGCTTACTGTCAGGCAACAGGGTTACCTTTCAGGAAAAAGATGGTggaatggagagaagacaacgGAGAGCCCGCCCAAGCCAGATGGATCATTTGCCGCCCCAATCTGGCATCATTTCAACTCCACTGCAAACAAAAGGCTATCACTGCCACTTGCTTCTCAAAAGAAGTGAAATCGGAGATCAAATCGACACCAAGTCCAAAAGTAGCGGCACTCATTCAGCGTTGTATGCCCTTCTATGACAAACTTTACCAGCAGCGCCATGTTCTAGAGTGA